From the genome of Podospora bellae-mahoneyi strain CBS 112042 chromosome 2, whole genome shotgun sequence:
CTGTGCAAGGCAGGTGTGACTTACACAAACAAAATCGAAGCCATCGTGAAAGCCGCCATCGGGGCCATGACCGTCTGTTTCTGTCAGCTTCACATGCACACGCCCGATGAcggagagaaaaagaaaaaaacaccaactcTAGAATTGAATTTCACCATTCTGAATTCTTGCAATTATCTCATTTCTTGCCCATGTGCCGTTTACTTTTGAAATGCTGGGTGAGGTTAAAAGGTCCACGACGTTAAGGTTTAGCGGCTGTTATTGGAGAGATCCATTTCCAAAAACCGCTTCTCAAAAGGAGTGAGCAAGTGACATCACACCACTTTTCCAGAACTTGATATCACTAGGTACAAACACCACACATTCAATGAGCACAGTGGATGATTCAGATTATCAATGGACGAGTAATAGATTTTGAACCTttttgatcttttttttctctcatTTTTTATAACAACATCTatcgtctctctctctctgtcccTTATGCAATTATGTTCCCCTTAAAACTCCAGACCCCAAATCCCTttaaaccccccctctccctacTTCATCCCCTGATGAAAATCAAAGCCCCAATGCAAGATGCGACAAATAAAATGAGAGAAACAATAATGTGTCCATATCATATCAACCAAAAATATGACAGCTCGCCTGCCTGCCTTTGTCTGCTCGCTCTTGACTcgcttgctttgctttgcctCGCACATCAAACAAATGccgcttgcttgcttgtcaAGTGTCTTATACTTACAAATAAACTTATATGtgcctctcttcctctcaaGAAAGGGATTTATGAATCCAAaatctctctcctctccacgctgccaccaccctccagcttctgcctccctctctccctcagcCCGTTCATCCGCCTCATCGCATACTCATACGTAAGCATCGTAACCGTGGCCGCCGGGACAGCCCTCATCATGTTGGTCCCCATGCCCGCGTAGAAAGCCATCCAAccttcctccctcaaaaTAGTGCGGAAAGTGGTCACGATGCCCCTATATCTCGGACCATTGCTAACCGCTGGCTTGTTCTGACCAGAAGCAGATGGCTCAGTCACTCCGAGACCCTGCATGTATTCATGCCCCGGCATGGGTCTTCTCTGAGTCTGCAATCTTGTTCTGATGACCTCGTGTGGATAGGTAGCGCTGCTGGCCATGATCTTGCTCAGAATCGACGCCGACAAGATCCCGAACCAGTGCGATTTGTCTTCCTGGCCGGCTACTGGGGCAGCACCCATGGACGTGCCAGTAAATTTGGTCTTTAAATATTCGTACACGGGGAATTGGACCGCTACGTGGGTGAGACCGAGAAGGGCGGGAGTGAGGCCGGAATAAAACGAGAGAATACCCTCTGTGGTGTACATCTTGCGCGCAGCGTCAAGTGTCGATCGGTAGTGCCATGGCTGATGGAGCGTAGGGCGCGAAGTTGGCGTGTTGCTCCCCTTAGGATACAGCGAAAATCGTGTCCGGTCATGGCCAGTCGTCTGTGACATTAGTCGTGTCTTGATCACCCAGATTGGGTTCGTAGCAATCGTGCTGCTGGCTCCTGCTATGATGGATGACCAGAAGTTGACAACAAATGGTCTGTCTGTGACCGGGGTGTCAGTATCCCGCCACTTTCCAGGCCAAAAGATCAGTTCCCTTACCATGATATTGTGACAGATAAATCTTGCTCTTGTTGTAAACCGTAAACCATACCGCCCATGTTGGCAGATACCCCATAATGATCGGTCCCAAGCCCCTGTACATCCCCCTgattccctcctccctccagaTAATGTTAGCCGTGCCAAACAGGCCCTTGTAGACTACTCTCTGGTGTCCGGTATGTGGGCTGTTCTTTTGCATCGCCAATATTCCTCCCTGAGCCTGCAGCTTCGTCTTGATAACATCCAGCGGGCAAGTCACGACTCCAGACATGAACCCTCCCACCGCGCCCGCCAGCGCATTGAACTGCGAGTCCGAGGCGTCGAGTGCCCAGCGCTCCGCAAGCGTGAGCTGTTCCCCCGCCATGCTGGCGTTGCCCCCTCCGCCTGCCCCGCCTCTTCCCGAATGGTCGCTCGTCGGCTGCGAAGAGGGCGGCTCTTCGACGGCGGGCGGGTCCGGAAGCGTTACTCCATATTCCGCTCGAGGCGCAGATACGGCTTGTCCGTCGGgtgtgaggtggtgatgttggttggACATGCCCGCGTCTCTGCGCGCGCGGAAAGGCCGGGGAGGGGCACTGTAACCCGTCGTTTTTTCCTCGGTTTTGCAGGGTGATTTCTACTTTGTAGAAAGATAATTCAAGGGTCTCGGGGCCCCAAATCCCTCAGAGACCCTAGGGAGGTCTCAGGGTCGTCGGTAGGGAAAGTTGTTCCCTTCTAGATCGTATGATGAGTAGATGCGAACAATACCGTTTGCGATTGCCTGTGATTGTGGTCGTGTGCCGGATGTGCGGGGAAGGTCTTATACTGTGTTGGGGTGTGCCGGACCAGCAGAGGGGTCCTTTGTATGTTGCGCGATGGAGCTGTGGGTTGTCAAATTGTTGCGAATCTGTCCAGGACGGTATGGCAGGTACGTGTCGTgcaagagagaggaggagagaccGAGAAACTGACTTGCGCGAAAACAGCAAGAGAGTCGAGCGATCAacggcgctggtggtggaggagaaccTTGAAAGGAACTATGTCTTGGCAGCCGGCCTTACATGGATATGGTTGAGTGTGGATTGCACAATCGCACAGCAAGAGCAGAGGCACAGTTAGCCGTGTGTCGGCGCTGACCGGGTCCCCTCTTCCTGCTGCTCCGTGTGTGCTCCGTCCAGTCTTTTTTCCCAAGTGTCGCAAGAATCGCAATCGTCACAAATTCTCCTTAAGAAGAAGCCAATTACGTAGGCTGTGGCTGTTGGGCCGTTCTTGGTGGGCTGCTTTTTTCAAGCCGAGTCATGTAACGCTGCTTTACCACCGTAATGCAACAGTTCCGACATGCGATTCTACCGAGGATGAGATAGATGTGTTTGAGTCTCATGCAAATCCCCAAAATTCTCGAAAGATGGGTTGGAGCTTGTGAATTGATGTCTGGTCTCATTCCCGTCTCatctctcccatctctcaTCTCTCACATCTCTCACCATGCATTGCAGCAGTTAGTTCAATTCAAGCTCATATTCAGATGGTCGCTGGATTGGTAGGCGGCGGGCGGGATCAGCGGGCCAAAAAAGTAGCATTACCTCATCGCTGCCTTGTGAAGCATAAGCATGGGAAAATTATGCCTAACTTTTCAGGCAGCAAATCCCAGGCCGCAACGGGTTTTCCCGGGGCAGAGCTCTGCCTGTCCAATTGAGCCAACCAACGTCTGCTGATTCCCGACGCGGCAATTTGGCaaagctcccaccaccaagcccacCCACCCAGACTGCTGGTCGTCGCAAAGTTGCAAGTGTGAATACCTTCAACCTCCACACATCCATCCAAAATGACGGCCCCATCCCTCGCCAGCTATGTCACCAAGCGCCCCTGGCTCTCCAAGCTCCTGAAGCCCGTTGCCGGCTGGTACAGCAATGCTGCCCTCTACCGTCAAATGGGTCTCAAGTATGTGCATCATATCGCCCACCTCCAGAAACTGTTTCCCTAACCCTataccctcctccctctctccagGGCCGATGATTTGATCTCCGAAGAAAACGCCGACGTCCTCAAGGCACTCGGCCGCCTCACCCCCAAGGAGTCCTACGACCGCATCTACCGCATCCGCCGCGCCACCCAGCTCTCCCTCCAGCAAAAGATCCTACCCAAGAACGAGTGGACCAAGCCCGAGGAGGACGTCCAATACCTTTCCCCCATCCTCGAGGCcatcgaggccgaggccaaggagaagcaggctCTCGACACTCTTGTCCCCTCTAAGGCCAGCCACTAAGAGAATTGTCCTGAACTTTTGCTTGCagccaaaagaagaggaaccGGGAGTGGCGGAAAGGAGAAAAGGGAGGGAAACTGTATTATGATCATGGACCCAGGTCTGGAACCGACCAGGGTCAAGGAGTATGGGAGGGAAGGTTAGATGGGGTGGGCAGACAGAAGGTGTGTGGTGCAAgaaaaagggaagggggggaaacgCCGtcagacaaaaaaaaaatagagGACGAACGTTCAAGAAACCCGGACCTGTTGTATATCTGTATAGAGGGCTCCTCAATTTTTCTCGGTAGAAGAAATCAGGAAAGACTCGCTCACCCATTCAATCTGCTGGTCTTCATGCTGTCAGTAGATTTTGAAGAGTTTGCCGGATTCACGGAAATACGAAAGGTTGCCAAAGAGCTATGGCGAGGTATTGATTTCAACTTAACGAGGAGCTATAAACACATGCCGCTCCTATCTCATGTCTCCAAAACATACGAGCACCAGAACACCGAATGACTCGACTGAAACAATCACCATCACAATTCCCTATCCAAACACAACAAGTTACAAGAACCACCAAATCCcctgctttttttttaacctCCGCCCCCTATACCACCCGCCAGTCCCTcagaataaaaaaaaagccccaGAAGGTTTTAAAAACAGTAAGAGATAGCTAACAAACAAGCCTGGCTGGCGGGAGTAGGTTcgtgaacaacaacaaataAAGCAGATGGATTACTTTaatcttttctctttccatcCAGGCCGTCCCTCCTCATGAAAAGAGCAATGTTCAACATATTTGATGATCCCCTAGCCCGTACTCTGCGCCGCCaatgaggaaaaaaaagaacgcAATCAACACGAAACCCAGCCATGACAAAGCCTTCAATATGTGAAGCCCACATCGGCTCTTCGGGTATGTCCCGAGCATTCCGTCATACTAGCTAACCACCCTCTcggacaacaacagcaacaacaacagttCGAAGAACAGAGGGCAAAAAAACGGTGCTCCGGGATTTTTAAAAGGTAGTAAACGATGTACAAGGTGAACTATTTCAGACATGGTGTATTTTCCCGTGTCTGTGAGATGCCTGTTCTGATTCAGGCTGACAAGAATATCGTGGTTTTCGATGTGGATCATGAGCGTTCGTATAACGGCTGATGCGTTCCCTGGAGCGCTCTGTCGTAGTAGTGTTCTAGTATTTTGTGGAACGGGCGCCCCCTGGCCGaagagaagatggtgtgGTCGGGGGCGAGAGCGGCCGCCGGGTGCCAGCAGTTTATACGTTACCGCCCTTCTCTTCGGTGTCGATATGCCAGACGACGTAGTTGGGAAGGCCGTAAACACCATAGCCAGCCGCCTTGGCCATCTTGGCGAACCCTTCTGTCTCGGCTTGGTTCTCAAATGCGTAACATGGGAAATTGATGCCCGATCTGTGAACGTCGGCCTTGACCAAGATGTTCACACCACCAATACCGTCAAGTTCGatctcctcgtccttgttGTTACGCCAGTCACCCATTCTAGCCATGTAAGTACGGCCGGTATCGTATTGCTTGTAACCTAGAGCAGAAAGTTAGTGTTATTCTTGTATCAAGACCGAAACAGGAGAAAACACACCCTCAGCCAGAACAATATCCTTAGACAGCTTCTTGGTGAGCGCGCGGCCCTTGTCAGATTCG
Proteins encoded in this window:
- a CDS encoding hypothetical protein (EggNog:ENOG503NWGM; COG:C), translated to MSNQHHHLTPDGQAVSAPRAEYGVTLPDPPAVEEPPSSQPTSDHSGRGGAGGGGNASMAGEQLTLAERWALDASDSQFNALAGAVGGFMSGVVTCPLDVIKTKLQAQGGILAMQKNSPHTGHQRVVYKGLFGTANIIWREEGIRGMYRGLGPIIMGYLPTWAVWFTVYNKSKIYLSQYHDRPFVVNFWSSIIAGASSTIATNPIWVIKTRLMSQTTGHDRTRFSLYPKGSNTPTSRPTLHQPWHYRSTLDAARKMYTTEGILSFYSGLTPALLGLTHVAVQFPVYEYLKTKFTGTSMGAAPVAGQEDKSHWFGILSASILSKIMASSATYPHEVIRTRLQTQRRPMPGHEYMQGLGVTEPSASGQNKPAVSNGPRYRGIVTTFRTILREEGWMAFYAGMGTNMMRAVPAATVTMLTYEYAMRRMNGLRERGRQKLEGGGSVERREILDS
- the QCR7 gene encoding Cytochrome b-c1 complex subunit 7, mitochondrial (BUSCO:EOG09265G9U; EggNog:ENOG503P446; COG:C); this translates as MTAPSLASYVTKRPWLSKLLKPVAGWYSNAALYRQMGLKADDLISEENADVLKALGRLTPKESYDRIYRIRRATQLSLQQKILPKNEWTKPEEDVQYLSPILEAIEAEAKEKQALDTLVPSKASH